The DNA sequence AGGTCTCAAACTGGTATCATTACATAAACACCCaaagaaaatgttatttttgcATAATGTCGATGTTTCTCACTGGATCTATTATCTATATCGCTAGTTTCACAATCGCTATGGAAAGCAAAAACCGAAAGACATTATATGTTTCATTTTgttaaagaggaagaagaaagcgAGGAGGATGCTACGCTCATTGTGATTACTTTCTCTTCATCATCTTCCAAGACGAACAATGACTCTGTATTCCTACACATGCCATGCACTAGAACAACGGGCAAACCAGCCAAAACCCCGAGCAGAATACCACCGGTCACGTTGGTTAATAGAATAATACAGAGCGTGAGGACCAACAAAGTCAGCACCAAAGCAGAGTCATCGATCACGCTGCCAAATATCACCAGCGGTTCGTTATCCCGAGAGTAGACATATAGCCATGCGATGATCAAGACAACGAAGACGGCAAGGTGGACAGGCTGCCAAAGCATGCTGATGAAGATAGCAACAACGAAGATGACAAGGTAGTTGGTTCGGAAGATCATGATGTTGGTTTTGATTCGTTCCGTGGCAACACTGAATGAGGTAGGAAGGCTAAGGGAGCTCCACTGTACAAGCTCAAGCCATGGCCTTCGAGAGCTAAGGCCTAAAGAGATCAACCCTTTTGCTCGTCCAAACATGCTCTGGTTCGAGGAGTCATTTGCTTGGGACGGTATAGTTCCGTACGTCGTCATTTTCTTTCACGAGCGACAAACAGGGCAAGAGGAGAGAAACGGAGAATATAACCAGAGGAACCTATATGAAGACAAGACTGTGAAGAGACAATAAATCTGAGGATCTTAGATCGTCTCTCTCATTTGGAATGTTTTATTTCAGGACACCAGAGGAGAGGCAAACACTAATGTACTAATAATGGAAAGGAGAGAGATATTCCAAAGAAATGGATGGAAACCCTTAAACTTCTCATAACAAAACGTTTGATGTTATAACAGAGACTGCCATTACATGAGTTTCAAGAATCATGTTCTTAACCTTATTGTCTACAAGAAAAATACAGCAGCCAGCTTTAATCCATAGAAACCTAGAAGACATTTAAACAACTCTTGACACACACGCATTCTACTGAACGCAAAGTTGTTTTGTATATATACCAGCGAACCAGCATAAACCAACTAATGATGGGAGATATATCCTTCGCCCATAGTCTCTGGATCGTTACCTTCACTGGCTGCTGCTAGCATCGGAAGCAATAGCTTCACCACGATAAACCCTCCATGGTCCTCGATAGAATAATGGCTTCATCAGAGGCACCGTTTTGCCTGGGTGCTCTTCCCAAAACTTCTCCTGTTTATATACATGAGTGGAGTAACATAAGCTTACATCCGAAGAAGCTTAACTTAGTCTTGTCATTGATTCACATCAAACAGTGTTGAAAGAAACAGATTGACAAGAGATCATTATAAACCCCTAAAGAACAGTGGATTCAGAAAGGTTTCAAATTAATCCCATAATCTCGATCACTACCaaggaaaggtttcaacttTATCCCAATTCGAAACCCTAGAATTGCCAATCACGAGAACCCACAAAATCTAATCACAAACCCGAGTCGAATCGATAACAGTGTCGAAGCTTACCTTGTAAAGCTGCTCCGTAACCGCTGCGCCGATGACGCCGGTGTAAAAGGCGGCGACGTAGATAGTAATCAAAGCTGTGAAGGTTTTGGGTCGACGGTAAGGCTCGATCATCTCCCAGACAGCGAACCTCTCGAACTTGTTGTACTTATAATCTGCGTATTTTCTCCATAGTGTGCTCCAAACTCCTTGGGATTGcatctctctctcctttctcAACCTTCGCCGcgttttggattttttattcTTTCTAAACTCTGTTTTCGCGGCGGCGCGTGAAACCTGAGAGAAACAAGAAACAGGCATAAGACTGAAAAACTTTGAAATATTTACCAAACAGTCCTCACATTCCTACAAGTTTTTGGTTTCGGCCCTCGACTTTTCTTTACGTCCACTTGAGTCCTTGAGCTTAGACTTTGCAAGTTTTTTAACTTTCAACGTCAATACAATACATTAATTTGAAATTACGAAGATCAGTGTCTTATCACCATTATTCTGAGGAACTTTGTAATTTACTCCAAAACTATGCAAACATATCACACATGCATAAGCTTTGCTTCTGTAGCAAACTACGGACCAGCagttaaaaaatacatttgCAATTTTGCCTATTGGCAAAAGTATAGTATCATAACACGCTTCAGGAAGGATTCTTTTATACCAGTAAAGTGACAGATATACAGAGAATATAAAGCTCGGGTGTTTGCTTGACCAATCAGAGACTGTTGCAGTAATGAATCTAAGACGTATGGCAAATTCAACTTGATCCAGCTGGTTTGGCTGCATTCTTCTGCACGGATAAAGATTCCAACGTAAACCCTTCAGGTCCCTTGACTGGACCGATGCTGCAACGATCTGTGTTGTGTAGTCGGATGGCATCTTTTATCTTCTGAaactaaaagaagaaaaattcaAAGAACGAGAATAATGTCAGATAGTACTCTGAGAGACAAACCAACTGCCTTTTTGATCCACTGAACTAAACTAGCAAACAGGTTGATGCCAGAATGCTCAATGGTGTCAATATCAAGCTATAAATTTTGAAGGGAAAGTGGTTTATGCAAGCAAGTAACTAGTGAATGATCTCAGCTTAATTTACCTTAGCAAGAGAACATGAGAAGGACTCGAGCTGGCCATCAGCTCCACGGTAAAAGTGGAAATAAGGAAGCACTTTGACGTTCAAACTCTTGCACATTGGTTTGTTCTCATCAAAGTTTACTTTGAGGAACAATATATCCGGATGTTCTACCGCTGTCTTGCAAAGCTGGAAagatttttctcaaaaataaaataaaattacattatAGCTTAACAAATAAGTCACAGAGGTAACATGAGACTTACCTTGGGGAACAATGCTCTGCAAGAAGCACACCAAGTTCCATAAAACTCTACAATGACTAGTCTTTCGCCAGCTTCGCTTAAAGCCTTCAAGAATTCTTCAGTGGAATGAATGTCAACCATGTTTGGTCCAGCATTTCTCTCCCACCATTTCGGTGGCTCTGTCTCCGCCACACTCTCATCTACCTAAAAACCACAAACACATACACTCAAATTATAGCCTGAAAAGCATCACTATTAAACTTGAATTGTTCCAAAGCATCAACCTTTCCTAAACTTGTGAGATCTGAAGAACATAACTTAGCTCCTCAAATTTGAATTACGGAGAGAATGTGCTAAAAGACAAGAAAGTCCTTACCTTGACGTGAACCACCTTGCTCTTGGATCGTTTAAGAGGGATGTGGCTAGCGAAA is a window from the Raphanus sativus cultivar WK10039 unplaced genomic scaffold, ASM80110v3 Scaffold2671, whole genome shotgun sequence genome containing:
- the LOC108843263 gene encoding PRA1 family protein C, which produces MTTYGTIPSQANDSSNQSMFGRAKGLISLGLSSRRPWLELVQWSSLSLPTSFSVATERIKTNIMIFRTNYLVIFVVAIFISMLWQPVHLAVFVVLIIAWLYVYSRDNEPLVIFGSVIDDSALVLTLLVLTLCIILLTNVTGGILLGVLAGLPVVLVHGMCRNTESLFVLEDDEEKVITMSVASSSLSSSSLTK
- the LOC108843264 gene encoding uncharacterized protein At4g29660 codes for the protein MPVSCFSQVSRAAAKTEFRKNKKSKTRRRLRKEREMQSQGVWSTLWRKYADYKYNKFERFAVWEMIEPYRRPKTFTALITIYVAAFYTGVIGAAVTEQLYKEKFWEEHPGKTVPLMKPLFYRGPWRVYRGEAIASDASSSQ
- the LOC108843262 gene encoding thioredoxin-like 2-2, chloroplastic; the encoded protein is MAGVVRISSTSVQAIRVSSSFATTLNSLKPRSPPNLNSDKRVRQLSSSPSCSSSHYASLGFASHIPLKRSKSKVVHVKVDESVAETEPPKWWERNAGPNMVDIHSTEEFLKALSEAGERLVIVEFYGTWCASCRALFPKLCKTAVEHPDILFLKVNFDENKPMCKSLNVKVLPYFHFYRGADGQLESFSCSLAKFQKIKDAIRLHNTDRCSIGPVKGPEGFTLESLSVQKNAAKPAGSS